A window from Ardenticatenales bacterium encodes these proteins:
- a CDS encoding glucose-1-phosphate thymidylyltransferase: MKGLILSGGKGTRLYPLTYSKAKQLIPVANKPVLFRVIESIRDAGIIDIGIVVGQTAPEIMEAVGDGARWGVKITYIPQPEPKGLAHAVHISADFLGDDRFVMFLGDNVIEGGISPLIAEFAGSAWNSQIVLTRIEHPEQYGVAELNSDGSIKRLIEKPKDPPSDLALVGIYMFDHNVLEAVRRIKPSWRDEYEITDAIQWLVDHQFAVHPYIHAGWWIDTGRPDDMLEANDLVLEEIDYHIDGFVDSDSQVGRRVTVERGAEIINSIVRGPAIIGENTRIINSYIGPFTSIYHHVLVENSEIEHSIVLEHTKIQDIQGRIQDSLIGRHATINRSPSRPTSHKLALGDYSQVGIL; the protein is encoded by the coding sequence ATGAAAGGATTGATTTTGAGCGGGGGGAAGGGGACGCGGTTGTATCCGCTGACGTATTCAAAGGCGAAGCAGTTGATTCCGGTGGCGAATAAACCGGTGCTGTTTCGCGTGATTGAGTCGATACGAGATGCCGGCATCATCGACATCGGCATCGTCGTGGGGCAAACCGCGCCGGAGATCATGGAAGCGGTCGGCGACGGCGCGCGCTGGGGCGTCAAAATCACCTACATCCCCCAACCGGAGCCGAAAGGATTGGCCCACGCCGTCCACATCTCCGCCGACTTCCTCGGCGACGACCGGTTTGTCATGTTTCTGGGGGACAACGTCATTGAAGGTGGGATTAGTCCGTTAATTGCCGAATTTGCCGGCAGCGCCTGGAACAGCCAGATCGTCCTCACCCGCATCGAACACCCGGAGCAGTACGGCGTCGCCGAACTCAACAGCGACGGCAGCATTAAGCGCCTCATCGAAAAACCGAAAGACCCGCCCAGCGACCTCGCCCTCGTGGGCATCTACATGTTCGACCACAACGTGCTGGAAGCGGTGCGGCGCATCAAGCCCTCCTGGCGCGACGAATACGAAATCACCGACGCCATTCAATGGCTCGTGGACCATCAATTCGCCGTCCATCCCTACATTCACGCGGGTTGGTGGATTGATACCGGACGCCCCGACGACATGCTGGAGGCCAACGACCTGGTCCTGGAAGAAATCGACTACCATATTGACGGCTTCGTAGACAGCGACAGCCAGGTAGGCCGCCGCGTCACTGTGGAGCGGGGCGCGGAAATCATCAACAGCATCGTGCGCGGCCCGGCCATCATTGGCGAGAACACGCGCATCATCAACAGCTACATCGGCCCGTTCACCAGCATCTACCATCACGTCCTCGTGGAAAACAGCGAGATCGAGCACTCCATCGTTCTGGAACACACCAAAATCCAGGACATCCAGGGGCGCATCCAGGACAGCCTGATTGGTCGCCACGCCACCATCAACCGCTCCCCCAGCCGTCCCACCTCCCACAAACTCGCCCTGGGCGATTACAGTCAGGTGGGTATACTGTAA